GTCGCCCATCTGATGGCCATAGCCATCGTTGTATTTCTTGAAGTGATCGACGTCGATCATGATCAGGCTCAGGTGCTCGCCGGAACGTGCCTCACGTCCCCACTCGGCGGCCAGACGGGTATCAAACGCACGCCGGTTGGCCACCCCGGTCAACCCATCCTGCTGCGCCATGCGGCCCAGCTCCACATTCGCATCCAGCAACTGTTCATTGGCCGCATTGAGCGCCTGCTGGGCTGCTTCGAGTTCATCGATGTTCTGCAGCAGCTTCTCCTCAAACGCCTTGCGTTCGGAGATGTCGCGCATGACCCAGGTAAACACGCGCTTGCCGCCAAAGTGGATTTCGCTGACGGTGAGCTCCATGGGAAAGCTGGTGCCATCGCGACGCTGACCCAGTACCTCAATGCGCTGACCCAGCACCCTGCCCGTTTGCTCGCCTGTCTCGATATAGCGCTCAAAGGCAGCACGCTGCTGTGCCGCCAGCGGCGGCGGCAACAACATGGAGGCGGGCTGGCTCATGACCTTGTGGAGGCCGTAGCCGAATACATCGGCCACTGCGGGGTTGAGCAGTTCCACTTTGCCGGCTTCGTTGATCACCACGATCGCGTCCTGCACGCTCTCCAGTATGGAGTTGAGCAGCGCATCCTCTTCCACCATCTTGGCTTCCATGGCGCGCACTTCAGAAAGATCGTGCAGTACGGCTGCGGTAAAGGTGGGCGGTTTGCCCTGCATGCGCGGTGCGACGATCAGCTGGCGCATGTCGATGATGCGGCCGTCCGGCGAGACCCACTGGGTTTCGCCCTGCCAGCTGCCTTCGGCCAGGGCCTTGGGAATACCCACATTGCTGATCAGCTGGTACGACCACTCGGTATAGCCATCACGTTTGGTGAAGCCCTTCAGGGATGCGTCCGGTGCCAGCTGGAACAGCCGGCGACCGGCGGCGTTGAGGTAGATCACGTCACCATCCAGCGAGGTCATGCGGACGATATCGGGCAGGTTCTCAATCACCGCTTCCAGTCGATCGCGCTCGATCTCCAGTTGTTTCTGCTCGCTGATATCGTAGGCAATCCCCATGGAGCCGATCACCCTGCCCTCGGCGTCGAGCCGTGGCGACATGGTGAGACTCACAGGAAACGCACTGCCATCCTGACGGATGTAGGTCCACTCGCGTTCCACCTGGCGCCCTTGCAGGCCCAGAGCAAAAACCTGTGCGTTCGGCTCCACGTGCATGCCTAGTTGTTCCCCGACTTCCATGGCATAGCGGGCCAGTTCGGTGTTGTCGTGGAACAGCAAGGGCGTATGCAGGCCGATCACATCCGCTGCACGGTAGCCGAGCATGCGTTCAGCGGCCTTGTTGAACAGTGTGATCAGGCCATCGGCATCGGCCGCGATGATGGCGTAGGGCGATGAGTCGAAGATGTTGCGCTGCAAGGCCTCGCTGGCTGCCAGAGCCAGTTCCGATTGCTTGCGGCTGGTGATGTTGCGACTGGTGAGCGTCACCCCCCAGCCCATCGGAACGACGCGGTTCTCATACCACCCCGGTGCCAGGCCCTCATGATCGTGGCGAACTTCTTCGGCAAACGGCATGCCGGTTTCAATCGCCCTGATATAGCGGTCGAAGTACTCGGCGCGACGGGTCGGAAACAGTTCGGACTGAAGCTTGCCGATGAACTGCTCGCGCGAGCGCCCCACGGCGGACAAAGCCTCGGGGTTGGCCTCGATGTAAAGGAAATCGACAATCTTGTCCGCCGGGTCCTTCACGGCTTCCATGACGAAAACAGCATCCAGACTGCCCGCAAAGACGCTGCGGAACAGCTCCTCACTGCGTGCAACGCGCGTCTGGATACGCGCCATTTCCGTGACATCCCGGGCAAACAGGATAGCGCCCGTGCGACGGCCAGCCTCGTCCAGCAAGGGGGCGAAGGAGCAATCGAACACCCGCCGCATTGCGCCAAGCAGAATGCGTAGCTGCTTTGGCTTGCCTTGGAGTGCCAAGCCAAAGCTCGATTGCAGGGCATTGCGATCAGCCGGGTGGCCGGCCAGCCACTCCAGGAACGATTCGCCCACTTCGGGCACGTCGTTGAACACCATGCCGAAGGCCTGGCCCAAGGCGGGGTTGGACAACAACACCTGCCAGTCGTTATCCACCGCCAGAATCGCATCGCCACTACCGGTCACCACGCCATTGACCAACTGCAAGGCACCCGCCAGCCGCGATTCGTGTTCCTTGCTGGCCTGAATATCGGCCAGACTCAGCACCACGCCGGTTTCCGCCGAACCGCTATCCGGCACGCCAGAGAACAGGCAACTCACCCAGCGACGGCGCCCATCCGGTAGACGCAGCTGCAGATCCAGCGGCTCAGCCTGGGCTTGCTGGACAAAGCGATGCAAACTGGCCTGCAAGCGCTCGCGGTCTGCATGGTCCAGCACCGACCACCAGCCGACACCCTGTGAAAGTTCCAGGCTCAGGCCGGTAAGCTCGGTCCAGGCATCGTTGCTGTACTGCGCGTCGAACTGACCATCCAGCATGATGACCGCCACTGGTGCCTGGGCCAGCAGTGCCTGGAAGGCCGCCTGGCGATGGCGCCGGCCCTGGCGGCGTACGGACATATTGGCAATGACCATGGCCGCCAGACAGGCAAGCATGACAGCGCCCGCCGTGACGATGATCTGGGTACGGACCAGCGGCGCCTTGAGCTTGCTCATGGCTTCGGCATCCTGGTGCATCACCAGATACCAGTCCCCCTGCCTGGCCGGGGTCACGAACGGCAGCCGCAGCAAGACCTTGTCGCCCTGCGTGAGCGGCGCGCGCGGTGCCATCTGGCGATAGCTCCAGGTAGCCTGATCAAGCACAAGATTGCCCGCCGCCCCGGATGACTGCAGCAGCTTCCACAACGCGGGATCGCGCTCACTCAAGGTGCGACCGGTGCCCGCCTGGATACCGAAGTTGTCTTCAATCCGTCCGCCCAGCAACCATTGACCACGGGCGTCGAACAGCATCAGTTGCCCGCGTTCGCGGGTGGAGTGCTCCAGTCGGGTGAGTGCCGGAGTAACCAGCAGATTGACTACCAGCACCGCCCGTTTGACGCCCGCCGCATCGTAAACCGGCGTCGAGAAGCGGATCACCGGTTTGAGTGGGCGCTCCAGACGTCCCCGTTCGACATTCAGGTCCAGCGACGAGAGGAATATTCGCCCCCGCGAGAGATTGACGGCATCACGGAAGTAATCGTGTCCCCGTTTGTCCTGCAGGCTGATCGCCGGCACCGGATAGGGGTCGCCACGATTGAGGTTGACGCGCAGGCGCTCCTTGCCCTGCAGATCCAGCAGCCGGATCTGGTCGTAGACGGGCTTGAAGCGCATCAGGCTCAGAAAGTGATCTGCGTGCTCGGCCCAGCGCTCGGCGGGTTCGCCGAGGGTAACGGCCAGCGTTGGATCATTTGCCAGCATCATCAGGTCGGCACCGCCATCGAGCAGGGTCGATGACAATTCCTGATGTACCCGCAGCAGTATCCGCTCATTACGTGCCTGCAGTTCCTCGTGCATGACCTGCTGTTGGTGATGCCACCACCACCAGGAGGCCCCCAGCGCGAGGACGAGCAGAGGCAGCAGCGTACTCACCAGGCTGCGCAGCCAGTGACGGCGTTGGGACAGGTAAAGGTCAGCCTGCATCAGAAAAACTTTGCAATCGTACGCATCCAGTATCGGCGAATCGCCGTGTAGCCGCAGGCTTACGTCACGCGCGGCGATTCAAACAATCAGTATGGCGCAACACCTCCGGCCTAAGTCACGCCGTTACCCGCCGCGCTGGCGGCACCCGGCGGTGGTCTGCAGACGCATTAGCCACTCCAAACAATATAGAACCGTCGCCGCCTGCTTGCCGGCCATCGGCGGGGGTTTACACAGAGGCCATTCACTACATAAAATACCGATCAGTATGCTTATTGGAGATCCGGTCTTGAACCGCGCAGCCAACCCCTCCGCCCAGCTTGACATCCACGGTGCCCGCCAACAGGCCATCGCTGCACTGCGCACGCTCAGTGCAGGCCGATCTGTTGCCGACATCAGTTATGGCGAAATCGCCAGCGAAACCGGCCTGCCCTGGCAAACCGTGAAACGCCTGCTCGGTCCGCGGGAAGCGTTTGCGGAACTGCTCAATGGCGACGGCGTGCAACCCGTCGATACGCGAGACCGCATTCTCGATGCCGCGGCACGTGTGTTTGCCCGCAAGGGATTCCTTGCTGCATCGCTCGATGAGGTGGCCGCCGATACCGGGCTGACCAAGGGTGCGGTGTACTGGCACTTCAAGAGCAAGAACGAGTTGTTCTTTGCCCTGCTCGATAGCCGCTTCCAGCAAGAGTTCGATCAGCACCTGCCCGAAGCCATGGCACGTGATGCCGCCTACACCGACCCACGCGATGCCCTCAAGGCTTTGCTGGGCGGGGTGGTAGACCGTGTGGAGCACGACCCCGACTGGCCACGCCTGTTTCTGGAGTTCATGGGCCAGGCGCGGGAGCCGGAAATCCGCGAGCGTCTGGCACGCGCCTATCAGGACTCCTGGCGCCTCTCCGCCGGGCTGATTGCCCAGCAACACCAGGCCCGTGGCCATACGCCGCCGGCCGATCCCGAACTGATGGCCGTGTTCTGGAGCGCGCTGATGGACGGCCTGATCATGGCCTGGATGATCAACCCCGAACGCATCAAGCTCGATGCCCTCATGCCCCGCATCGTGGACATGCTCTGGCAAGGGCTCAATCCCGCCGCACCGTCGGCCACCGAATCCCCCGTATCCCCAGCTTCCACAAGGAGTAAGCCATGAACGCTCGCCTCCCCCGTTTCAGTCGTCGCACGCTTGCCATCAGCATCGGTGTGGCGCTACTGGTTGGCACCGTAGCGGTCACTCAGACCAGCCGCGCCGCACCCGAAGACAAAAAGAAGGACAAAACCCCGGTCGTGCTGGAGCTGGCCAACTCCGATGTCGTCAAGGTCATGGACGTGAATCTCATCCAGCCGCTGGCTTTGTCGGGCACGCTGACCCCGGTACGTCAGACCGTGATCAATGCCGAAGTGGAAGGCGCACTGGCTGAGGTGCTGGTTCGTCCCGGCGATTCCGTCAAGGCGGGTCAGGTGCTGGCGCGCTTCGAGACCAGCGATCTGGGTAACCAGCTTGCCATGCGCCAGGCCAGTTTCGAGCGCTCGCGCGCTGAACTGCAACTGGCCGAGAAAAACCGCGACCGCAATGCAAACCTGATTAAGCAAGGCTTCATTTCATCGAATGCCTTTGACGTGAGCGAAAGCTCGCTGTCAGTGGCCGTGGCACAGCACAAGGCGGATGCCGCGGCACTGGGTCTGGCACGCAAAGCCATGAACGACAGCGCCGTACGCGCGCCCATCAGCGGCATTGTGGCCGAGCGCAAAGTAGAGCCCGGCACACGCGTGGGCATCAATCAACGCCTGTTCAGCGTGGTGGACCTGGGCGAGATGGAGTACGAAGCGGCGGTGCCGGTGAGCGCGCTGGCTAGCGTCAAGCTTGGCCAGGATGTGACGCTGACCATCGACGGTTTTGCCCAGGATGCACTCAAGGGCCGGGTCGAACGCATCGCGCCGGTGGCCGATAGCGCCTCGCGCATGGTGTCGGTGTATATCCGGATCAAGAACCCTGATCACCTGCTCAAGGGGGGCATGTTTGCCCGTGGCCAGTTGGCTGTGGCACGTGCCGAGCATGCAGCGACGCTGCCTTTCGGTGCGATCCGCGATATGGAAACGAGCGCGCCTTATGTCATGGCGGTCGAGAATGGCAAGGCAGTACGCAAGCCCGTCACGCTTGGCATCCTCAATGACCTGAGCAAGGAAGCGGCGATCCGCAGCGGCGTGACGGCCGGCGCCACCGTGATCATCGCCAAGGTGGAAAACGTGAAGGCTGGCCAGCAGGTGAAGCTGCCCGGCGCCACGCAACCCGCCAAGTCCTGATTCCCGCCCTGACAGACCCGGCTCCCTGACGGATGCGGCTTCCGAGGAAGTCACATCCGCAGGGGTGACGGCGTACGCGACAAAACAAACCGCCGGCCCTGCCGGCATGGGGATGCAACCATGTGGTTTACCCGCATCAGTATCAAAAACCCGGTCCTCGCCACCATGATGATGCTGGCGCTGGTGGTGCTTGGGCTGTTTGCCTACAAGCAACTGCCGGTCGAGGAAATGCCGGACATCAAGTTCCCGTTCGTGGTGGTGGTTACCGCCTATCCGGGTGCCTCTCCCGAGATTGTCGAGAACGAAATCTCCCGCCCGGTCGAGGACAAGCTCGTCACCCTGCCTGGTATCAAGCATGTGACATCCGACTCGTACAACGGCCAGTCGGTCGTCGTGGCCGAGTTCGAGCTGAACACCGATAACGAGAAAGCCCTGCGCGATGTGCGCGAAATGGTGGATGAGGCCAAGGTCGAGTTCCGTAACGAAATTCTCGAGCCGCGCATTTTCCAGGCCCGCAACGATGATCGCCCGACCATCTCGGTAGCACTGGCCAGCGACAAGCTGACCCCGCGCCAGATGACCACCCTGGCAGATCAGAACATTCGTCGCGAGTTCCAGACCATCAAGGGCGTGGGCAGTGCCACCATCGTTGGCGGCGTTGAACGCAAGGTCCGCGTGGAACTGAACCCCGAGCGCCTGCGTGCACTGGGCGTCGGTGTGGATCAGGTCATCAGCACCTTGCGCAGTGAAAACCGCGAAGTACCCATCGGCAATATCGAGTTCGACAAGACCGAGCGCGTGGTGCAGATCAAGGGCCGCATCCGCGATGCCGACGATTTCCGCCACATGGTCGTCGCCCGCAACAACGGCCAGATCATCACCCTGGGCCAAGTCGCCAAGATCGAGGATGGCGAAGACGAGATGCAGTCGCTATCGCTCGTGGATGGCAAGCGCGCGATCTCGATTGATATCCGCAAAATTGATGGCGCCAATACGATTGAGGTCACCGATGCCGTCAAGACCGCCGTCGACAAGCTCAACGAGGAATACCTGAGCCAGGGCCTGAAACTGCAGGTCGTCAACGACACCTCCATCGGTATCCGTCGCTCGCTCAGCGATGTGACTCACACCCTGTTTGAAGGTGCGCTGCTCACCGTGCTGATCGTGTGGCTGTTCCTGGGTTCCTGGCGCTCCACCGTGATTACCGGCCTGACACTGCCGGTCGCACTGATCGGTACCTTCTTCTTCCTTCAGGCCTTCGGCTTCACGCTCAATGTGATGACGATGATGGCGCTATCGCTGTGTATCGGTCTCTTGATTGACGATGCCATCGTGGTGCGCGAGAACATCGTGCGCCATATCGAGATGGGCAAGGGCCACTATGAAGCCGCCATGGATGGCACAGCGGAAATCGGTCTGGCCGTGCTCGCCACCACCCTGACCATCGTGGCCGTGTTCCTGCCCGTGGGTTTCATGGGCGGCATCCTCGGCAAGTTCTTCTACCAGTTCGGTATCGCGGTCTGTGCCTCGGTGCTGATCTCGATGTTTGTGTCGTTCACCCTGGACCCGATGCTCAGTTCGATCTGGCACGACCCGCACGTCCACGGCATGGGCCACAAGGGCCTGCTGGGCAAAATTCTCGACAAGTTCGAGAAGCTGCAGGACCGCGTTGCCGATGCCTATGGCCGCACTATCGCCTGGGTACTCAGCGAGAACCGTATCGGCGTGCCCAAGTATGTGGTCATCCCGCTGGCCGTCATCGGCCTGCCGATCACGCTGCTGGCACTGGCTACACGGCCGCGTGCCCGTGCCTGGCTGAAGTCGGGCTTCAAGGGTCGTCCTAGCTGGTCGCATCGCTTCATCGTGGTGCTCGGCGGCCTCGCCTCCTTCGTGCTCGCGCTGGCCATCCCGGCCACGCAGATGGTGCAGACCGAGTTCATCCCCAAGGCGGACGTCGGCCGTATCTTCATCGATTACCGCACCCCCATCGGCACGGCGCTCGAGTACACCGAGGCCAAGGCCCATCAGGTGGAAGCGGCCCTGCGTGAGTTCAAGGAGATCAAGGAGCTCTACACCACGGTCAGTTCCGACAGCAAGCACATCGCTTTCGTCTCCATCAAGCTTGTGGACAAGGATCAGCGTGAGCGCGGCCAGGAAGAGCTGGTCAAGCTGATGCGTGAGCGGATCGAACGGGTTGCGGGTATTGAAGTCCGTTACGTTCGTGGCGCCAGCGGTGGTGGTGGCGATGCCCCCATCTCCATCCAGGTACAGGGTAAGGATCTCGAAGAACTCAAGCGCATTGCAGAGAACATCGCCGAGCGACTCAAGACCGTGCCGCACCTGACCGATGTGCAAACCAGCCTGCGTGCGGCCAAGCCAGCCGTGGACATCGAGGTAGACCGCGAAATGGCGGCCAAGGTGGGTCTCTCCATCGGCCAGATCGGCAGCGCCCTGCGCCCGCTGATTGCCGGTGACGAAATCACCACCTGGGTGGGACCCGATGGCGAGAACTACGACGTGATCCTGCGCCTGCCCAAGTCCAACCGCCGGGTGGCCGAAGATCTGGCTGACCTGCCGATTGCCAGCCGCGATATCGACCCGCGCACCGGCCAGCAAACCATGGTGCCGCTGGGCCAGGTGGCACAGGTGAAGGAGAGCGGCACATCCACGCTGATCAAGCGCCGTGACCAGTACCGTAACGTCACCATCACCGCCAATGTGGACGGCGTGCCTGTAGGTTCGGTGCAGGCTGATGTGAAGAAGGTGCTCGATGGCATCCAGATGCCACCGGGTTACCGGCAGGTGCAGGAAGGCGATGCCGAGTTCATGAAGGAATCGGCAGGCTATGCCGCCATCGCCATGGGCATCGGCATGATGTTCATCTTCCTGATCCTGGCCTCGCAGTTCAGCAGCGTGTTCCAGCCACTGGCCATCATGACCTCGCTGCCGCTCTCGCTGCTGGGTGTGTTCCTTGCCTTGTGGCTGTGGGGCAGCACGCTGAACCTGTTCTCCATCATCGGCGTGATCATGCTGATGGGTCTGGTCACCAAGAACGCGATCCTGCTGATCGACTTCGTCAACCGGCTGCGCGCCGAGGGCATGGACCGCTTCAACGCCATGATCGAAGCCGGCCGCATCCGCCTGCGTCCGATCCTGATGACCACCTTCGCCATGATCGGCGGCATGCTGCCGCTGGCCCTGGCGCTGGGCGAAGGCTCGGAACAACGTGCACCGATGGCCCACGCCATCATCGGCGGCGTGATCAGCTCCACCGTGCTGACGCTGGTGGTGGTGCCGGTGGTGTTCACCTATCTGGATGACTTCAGCATCTGGCTGCTGCACTTCTTCAAACGCGGCCGGCATGCCGCACCGGTGGATCACACGATCGATCTGATCGAACAGCCGGGTACGGGCCGTTAAGCCACAACAGGCGCGGCTTCGGCCGTGCCTGACTGCCTGGCGGACCTCCCCCGTTCAGCCACAAAAAACCACGGTTCGTCGCATAAGCTCAACAGGCCCGGCTGGTACGCTCTACCATCCGGGCCTGATTGTTTGCGGACAGGCCGCAAACCCGCTAACAATAAGGCTTTGCCCGGAGACCCCCATGCAGCTGATCAACGCGTTTACCGAACCCGCCAAGCTGTTTGACGAATTGCGCCAAAAGCCCAGTTTTGCCGTGCCGCTGGTACTGATGATCGTGATGGCCGTACTAGTCACCTACGCCTACTACGCCCGCGTGGATGGTGAATGGATGATCGAGCATATGGCCAACGCGGCCGGCACGCCCGCCGAACAGAAAATGATCCGCGACGGCATGTCGGTCGACATGATGAAATGGCCCTCGCTGATTGCGGCACCCATCGTGCTCGTGATCATGTACCTCCTCAGCGCCGTGTACTACACGCTTGCAGGCAAGGTTTGCGGCGTGGAAGGCCGCTTCTCGCAATGGTTCAGCTTTTCTTGCTGGTCCACCGTGCCTGCCCTGCTCGGGCTGCTTATCGCCCTGATCCAGGTGGCCATCATGCCGGCACAAACCCTGTGGTCGGATGTGTACCTGACCCACCTTGACCCGCTGTTTGGCGTGCTGCCGCTGAATCACCCCTGGAAAGGCTTCATGACATCGGTAGACCTGCTGATGGTCTGGAGTATTGGCCTGGGTGCTGTGGGCTGGCGCCAGTGGAGCCAGGGTGGCTGGGCACAAGCCATCATCGTGGCGAGCCTGCCTTCGGTGGTGATTTTTGGTATCTGGGCGACCGTCGTCGCCGTGATGAACTGATTCTGCGGTCATTTCTGGAAAACCCATGCGCCTGAACAAGAAATGGCTTGGCCTCGCCGCCATCGCCCTCGTCATCGTCGTACCCTTTGCAGTCAAAAGCCTCAACAGTGGCAAAGGCAAACCCGTGGACATGAGTCCGGTGGCCCAACAGGAAATCCGCCCCACCATTCTGGCCTCCGGTACGCTGGCCTTCCGCACCGAAGTGGCGCTGACGGCTGAAGTCACCGCCAAGGTACGCGAAGTCCTCGTTGTCGAAGGACAAGATGTGAAGGCTGGCGATGTGCTGCTGCGCCTTGATCCGCAAACCTACCAGAATGCGATTGCTCGCGAAGAAGCCGGCTTGCGCCAGAACACGATCGCCATCGAGCGCCAGCGCGTCGCCCTGGCCCTGCGCCAGAAGCAGTTCGAGCGAAATCGCAAGCTGTTTGAGGCCAAGATGATCGACGCCTCGAAGTTCGATGAAGAACGTAACCAGCTGCAACTCGCTGAAGTAGAACTGAAATCCAGCGAGGAAGCCGCGCGCCGGGCCAGTGCAGTGCTGGCCGAAGCGCGCGAACAACTACGCAAGACCGAGGTGCGCGCGCCCATCAGCGGCCGCGTCGTCGCCCTGCCGATCAAGGTGGGCGAAACCGCGATCCCGTCGACGATGAGCCTCGCCGGTGCGCAACTGATGACACTGGCCGATACCGGCGAGATCAAGGCCGAACTCAAGGTGGACGAAGGCGATATCGCCCGCGTCGGCGTAGGCCAGGCGGTTGATCTGTTTGCCGCTGCGTATCCCGATACCGCACTCAAGGGCAAGGTGGAGAAGATCGCCCTTGCACCTACGGTGGAAAACCAGGCGCGCGCCTACAAGGTGACCGTGACACTGAATCCCCCGGCGGATGTGAAGCTGCGCTCGGGCATGAGCTCGCGCGCGGAAATCTTCCTCAGCGATGGTCAGAAGCGCGTGGCGGTGCCGGTGGAGGCCGTGCTCACGGACGACAAGGACAGCAAGCAGATCAAGCGCTATGTGATTCTCGCCAAGGATGGCAAGGCCGAGCGCGTGGACGTGGAGACCGGCATCTCGGATGACCGCTGGCAGGAAATCACCAAGGGCATCAAGGTGGGCGACATGCTCGTCACCGGCCCAGGCAAGACGCTGCGTGATCTCAAGACCGGCGACAAGGTCTCGCAACGCCCGGCCGACGACAAGAAGAAGGACAAGTCCAAGGACGAGGCCAAGGCATGATCGAGCTCTCCGGCATCGTCAAACGCTACCGCATGGGCGAGGAAGAATTCTCGGCCCTGTCGGGCGTGGACCTGCATATCGCGCGCAACGAGTATGTGGCGCTCACCGGCCCGTCGGGTTCGGGCAAGTCCACGCTGATGAACCTGCTCGGTTGTCTGGATCGCCCCACCGAGGGCCGCTACGTGCTCAACGGCAGCGATGTCGCCACCCTGGACGACAACGCGCTGGCACAAATCCGTAATCGTGAAATCGGCTTCGTGTTCCAGAGCTTTCATCTGCTGCCGCGCCTCAATGTGCTGATGAACGTAGCTCAGCCATTGGTCTATCGCGGCCTGCCACCGGCCGAGCGCGAACGCCGCGCGGCCGAGGCGCTCGATCGCGTGGGTCTGGCCAGCAAGCTCAAGCATCTGCCCAACCAGCTTTCGGGCGGCCAGCGCCAGCGCGTGGCAGTGGCACGGGCACTGGTCGGCAACCCGTCGATCCTGCTCGCCGACGAACCCACGGGGAATCTGGATACGCGCACTTCAGAGGAAATCATGGCACTCGTGGACGAACTGCACCGCGATGGCCAGACCGTGATCCTGGTCACGCATGAGGCGGATATTTCGGCCCACGCCGGCCGGGTGATCCGGCTGGTGGATGGCAAGATCGAGTCGGACGTGGCGCAGCAGCGCAAGGAGGCCGCATGTATCTCCTGATTGAATCGCTGCGAGCCGCCTGGCTGAACCTGATCGCCCACCGCCTGCGCAGCTTTTTGACCACGCTGGGCATTGTGATCGGCACCGCCTCGGTCGTCGCGGTCGTCGCGCTGATGCAGGGCTTTGCCGATTCGATCAAGTCGCAGTTCGCCGATCTGGGCGGTACGGCGCTGACGCTCAAAGCCAGCAATAACTTCGATAACTTCAACAGCGGCAATATCAACCGCCTCTCGCTGAGCGATATCGACCTGCTCCGGTACCGCGTCGAGGGCGTCACCCATGTCGCACCGGTGATGCAGGTGGTGTACGGCGGCACGGTGCGCTACCGCGGCCACTCGACTACGCCGCAGGTGTATGGCGTAAGTGCCGACTACGTATGGGTGGAGCGCCGGTTCCCCGAGTTCGGCCGCTTCCTCGTCGATAGCGACGACCAGGGCCGACGCCGCGTGGCCGTGATCGGCCCCAAGCTGCGCGATGACCTGAAGCTACCAGCCAACCCGGTGGGCGAGTTCATCCAGGTCGGCAGCGAGTGGTTCAAGATTGTCGGCATGATGGACAAGCGCGGTGAGATCTTCGGCTTCAGTCAAGATAACTACCTGATGATTCCGTTCGATGTAGGCCGCGCACTGCAAGGTCAGAACCGCCGCCTGATGTTCGAGTTGCGCTTTACCGTGGCCGACATTGCCGATATCGAACAGGCCAAGGAAAAGGTCAGCCGTGCCGTGCGCGCCGCCCACAAGATCAAACCGGGCAAGCCCGATGATTTCGAGGTGGAGTCTGCCGACCAACTCGCCAAGCAGTTCAGCCAGATCACCGGCATGGCCACGCTGGTACTGGGTGGCATTGTGGGTATCTCGCTGCTGGTGGGGGGTATCGGCATCATGACGGTGATGCTGGTCTCGGTGACAGAGCGCACCCGCGAGATCGGCATCCTCAAAGCCATCGGTGCCACGCGGCGCGATATCCTTGTCCAGTTCCTGCTCGAAGCCGGCATGCTCTCGCTGCTGGGTGGTGTGGTCGGCATCGTGATCGGCGTGGCGCTGGGCCACGGGATTGCAGCGCTGATTCCGAACTTCCCGCCCGCCTCGGTGCCCATCTTCGTGGCCATCGGCGCCGCACTGTTCTGTGCGCTAGTGGGGGTGTTGTTCGGCATCATGCCGGCCTCCAAGGCCGCGAATCTCGATCCGATTGAAGCATTGCGTTACGAATGATCCACCCTGCTGCCTAACGGCAGCAGGCTACTTGCCCCTTTACCCCTGAACCACCATGACAAAAGGTGACAACTCCATGAAAGCCACGCTGCTAGCTACCCTGATTGCCGCGAGCTTTGCCGCCCACGCTGCCGACACCGCCTACAAGGGTCTGGGTGCCGATAGCGTCAGTGCAGAGACGCTGGAAAAATTCCGCGCCAAGGCGCTCGATGCCGACCTGAGCCGCAAGGTGCAGTCGATTCTGGATCTGCGCGCCCCCGGTGGCGGTGTTCTGAGCCCCGACGGCAAGTCGCTGTACTTTGGCTGGCGCGTCACCGGCACGCCGCAGATCTGGCGCATTGACGGCCCGCAAGCCTTCCCCGTGCAGATGACTGGCGGTGAAGACGCCACCAACCTCGCCGACATCTCGGCTGACGGAAAATGGCTGGTTGTCCAGCGCGACCGCAAGGGCGAAGAGAACCCCGGCCTGTATCTGCAAAACCCAAAGGGCGGTGAGCTGATCCCCATCCAGCACATCAAGGGCGTGCA
The nucleotide sequence above comes from Chitinimonas sp. BJYL2. Encoded proteins:
- a CDS encoding TetR/AcrR family transcriptional regulator, producing the protein MNRAANPSAQLDIHGARQQAIAALRTLSAGRSVADISYGEIASETGLPWQTVKRLLGPREAFAELLNGDGVQPVDTRDRILDAAARVFARKGFLAASLDEVAADTGLTKGAVYWHFKSKNELFFALLDSRFQQEFDQHLPEAMARDAAYTDPRDALKALLGGVVDRVEHDPDWPRLFLEFMGQAREPEIRERLARAYQDSWRLSAGLIAQQHQARGHTPPADPELMAVFWSALMDGLIMAWMINPERIKLDALMPRIVDMLWQGLNPAAPSATESPVSPASTRSKP
- a CDS encoding efflux RND transporter periplasmic adaptor subunit produces the protein MNARLPRFSRRTLAISIGVALLVGTVAVTQTSRAAPEDKKKDKTPVVLELANSDVVKVMDVNLIQPLALSGTLTPVRQTVINAEVEGALAEVLVRPGDSVKAGQVLARFETSDLGNQLAMRQASFERSRAELQLAEKNRDRNANLIKQGFISSNAFDVSESSLSVAVAQHKADAAALGLARKAMNDSAVRAPISGIVAERKVEPGTRVGINQRLFSVVDLGEMEYEAAVPVSALASVKLGQDVTLTIDGFAQDALKGRVERIAPVADSASRMVSVYIRIKNPDHLLKGGMFARGQLAVARAEHAATLPFGAIRDMETSAPYVMAVENGKAVRKPVTLGILNDLSKEAAIRSGVTAGATVIIAKVENVKAGQQVKLPGATQPAKS
- a CDS encoding PAS domain S-box protein; this translates as MQADLYLSQRRHWLRSLVSTLLPLLVLALGASWWWWHHQQQVMHEELQARNERILLRVHQELSSTLLDGGADLMMLANDPTLAVTLGEPAERWAEHADHFLSLMRFKPVYDQIRLLDLQGKERLRVNLNRGDPYPVPAISLQDKRGHDYFRDAVNLSRGRIFLSSLDLNVERGRLERPLKPVIRFSTPVYDAAGVKRAVLVVNLLVTPALTRLEHSTRERGQLMLFDARGQWLLGGRIEDNFGIQAGTGRTLSERDPALWKLLQSSGAAGNLVLDQATWSYRQMAPRAPLTQGDKVLLRLPFVTPARQGDWYLVMHQDAEAMSKLKAPLVRTQIIVTAGAVMLACLAAMVIANMSVRRQGRRHRQAAFQALLAQAPVAVIMLDGQFDAQYSNDAWTELTGLSLELSQGVGWWSVLDHADRERLQASLHRFVQQAQAEPLDLQLRLPDGRRRWVSCLFSGVPDSGSAETGVVLSLADIQASKEHESRLAGALQLVNGVVTGSGDAILAVDNDWQVLLSNPALGQAFGMVFNDVPEVGESFLEWLAGHPADRNALQSSFGLALQGKPKQLRILLGAMRRVFDCSFAPLLDEAGRRTGAILFARDVTEMARIQTRVARSEELFRSVFAGSLDAVFVMEAVKDPADKIVDFLYIEANPEALSAVGRSREQFIGKLQSELFPTRRAEYFDRYIRAIETGMPFAEEVRHDHEGLAPGWYENRVVPMGWGVTLTSRNITSRKQSELALAASEALQRNIFDSSPYAIIAADADGLITLFNKAAERMLGYRAADVIGLHTPLLFHDNTELARYAMEVGEQLGMHVEPNAQVFALGLQGRQVEREWTYIRQDGSAFPVSLTMSPRLDAEGRVIGSMGIAYDISEQKQLEIERDRLEAVIENLPDIVRMTSLDGDVIYLNAAGRRLFQLAPDASLKGFTKRDGYTEWSYQLISNVGIPKALAEGSWQGETQWVSPDGRIIDMRQLIVAPRMQGKPPTFTAAVLHDLSEVRAMEAKMVEEDALLNSILESVQDAIVVINEAGKVELLNPAVADVFGYGLHKVMSQPASMLLPPPLAAQQRAAFERYIETGEQTGRVLGQRIEVLGQRRDGTSFPMELTVSEIHFGGKRVFTWVMRDISERKAFEEKLLQNIDELEAAQQALNAANEQLLDANVELGRMAQQDGLTGVANRRAFDTRLAAEWGREARSGEHLSLIMIDVDHFKKYNDGYGHQMGDECLRQVAAVLRESLSRPADFVARYGGEEFAIILPDTEGAGALEVAEHVRQRLAEAAIPHAHSTTAPHVTLSMGVATMRPLKGVKPETLIASADAALYRAKKEGRNRAVLAGEGPT